The Aquiluna sp. KACHI24 genome contains a region encoding:
- the ribD gene encoding bifunctional diaminohydroxyphosphoribosylaminopyrimidine deaminase/5-amino-6-(5-phosphoribosylamino)uracil reductase RibD, translating into MLYEQALKQGMTRALELALRGPAHGVNPQVGAVIMAANGEILSEGWHLGAGTDHAEVMAIKNLRAKLPYPFTSKLTAVVTLEPCNHTGRTGPCAQALIEAGISSVVYAASDPGDASSNGAQTLRDAGVEVLGGFMAQESEQQSRVWLTANRRQRPFVTLKWATSLDGRAAANDGTSQWITGPEARADVHLRRSNADAILAGTGTVLADDPELTARKPDGSYYEHQPLRVILGERDIELSARVFNDRAETLHLRTRNLHGALAELWARGIKHVFIEGGPEVASRFEQLNLVDEYLIYLAPVLLGGERVALRDIGVGSIQDAHRLEIFERHLLGDDQLLIARRS; encoded by the coding sequence TTGCTATACGAGCAAGCACTCAAACAGGGCATGACTAGAGCCCTGGAGCTTGCGCTACGCGGACCAGCACACGGGGTGAATCCTCAAGTTGGAGCCGTGATCATGGCTGCCAATGGCGAGATCCTCTCGGAGGGTTGGCACCTTGGAGCAGGGACGGATCATGCCGAAGTCATGGCCATCAAAAACCTCCGGGCAAAACTCCCCTACCCCTTCACCTCCAAACTCACCGCGGTTGTCACCCTGGAGCCCTGCAACCACACCGGCCGAACCGGACCTTGTGCGCAGGCTCTGATTGAAGCGGGGATCTCCAGCGTGGTTTACGCAGCGAGTGACCCAGGCGATGCTTCAAGCAACGGAGCGCAAACTCTTCGAGATGCAGGTGTCGAGGTATTGGGTGGCTTCATGGCCCAGGAAAGCGAGCAGCAGAGCAGAGTTTGGCTAACCGCAAATCGTAGACAGCGCCCCTTTGTCACTTTGAAGTGGGCAACCTCACTGGATGGTCGAGCTGCAGCAAACGATGGCACTAGCCAATGGATTACTGGTCCTGAGGCCAGAGCCGATGTTCACTTGCGTCGCTCCAATGCCGATGCAATCCTGGCTGGGACCGGAACTGTTTTGGCAGATGATCCAGAACTTACCGCCAGAAAACCCGATGGCAGCTACTACGAACACCAGCCTCTTCGAGTGATCCTTGGAGAACGCGACATCGAGCTTTCAGCCCGGGTTTTCAATGACCGGGCTGAGACTTTGCACCTCAGAACCCGAAACCTACACGGCGCATTAGCAGAGCTCTGGGCCAGAGGCATAAAGCACGTTTTTATTGAGGGTGGCCCAGAGGTCGCGAGCCGATTTGAGCAGCTAAACCTGGTTGACGAGTACTTGATTTACCTAGCTCCAGTGCTGCTTGGTGGAGAGCGAGTAGCCCTGAGAGACATCGGCGTGGGGAGCATCCAAGATGCTCACCGACTAGAGATTTTCGAACGTCACTTACTTGGTGACGATCAACTTCTAATTGCAAGGAGAAGCTAA
- the trpS gene encoding tryptophan--tRNA ligase — protein MKPNLLSGMQPSAASLHLGNYLGALTNWVKMQQDYNAYYVIVDLHAITVPQDPKELRENTRRTAAQYIAAGIDPEKSALFVQSHVPAHAQLAWVLNCITGFGEASRMTQFKDKTQKGGVENSSVGLFTYPILQAADILLYQPKAVPVGEDQRQHLELTRDLAMRFNSRFGDTFVVPEAHILKETAKIYDLQLPTAKMSKSAQDPKGLINLMDEPNQVAKKIKSAVTDTDGEIRFDREQKPGVSNLLGIFSAITAESIESLENRFAGQGYGALKTELADVVVEHLTPIRERAVELLADKAQLDALLALGAEKANEIAEKTLAKVYDRLGFVRP, from the coding sequence ATGAAGCCCAATTTGCTCTCCGGCATGCAGCCTTCGGCTGCGAGCCTCCACCTAGGCAACTACCTTGGTGCGCTGACCAACTGGGTAAAGATGCAGCAGGACTACAACGCCTACTACGTAATCGTTGACCTGCACGCCATCACGGTTCCTCAGGACCCTAAAGAACTTCGCGAAAATACTCGTCGCACTGCCGCCCAATACATCGCAGCTGGTATTGACCCGGAGAAATCTGCGCTATTTGTTCAGTCCCATGTTCCTGCGCACGCTCAGCTGGCTTGGGTATTGAATTGCATCACTGGCTTTGGTGAAGCCAGTCGCATGACTCAGTTCAAGGACAAGACTCAAAAGGGTGGTGTTGAGAATTCATCGGTTGGTCTCTTCACCTATCCGATTTTGCAGGCTGCGGACATTTTGCTTTATCAGCCCAAGGCAGTTCCGGTCGGTGAGGATCAGCGCCAACACCTTGAGCTCACTCGTGACCTCGCCATGCGATTTAACTCCCGCTTCGGCGACACCTTCGTGGTCCCAGAGGCTCACATTTTGAAAGAGACAGCAAAGATCTACGACCTTCAGCTGCCTACCGCGAAGATGTCTAAGTCGGCCCAGGACCCCAAGGGTCTGATCAATTTAATGGACGAACCAAACCAGGTTGCCAAGAAGATCAAGAGCGCGGTCACCGACACCGATGGTGAGATTCGTTTTGATCGCGAGCAAAAGCCTGGAGTTTCAAACCTGCTCGGTATCTTCAGCGCAATCACCGCTGAGAGCATTGAGTCATTGGAGAACCGTTTCGCCGGCCAGGGATACGGGGCCTTGAAGACCGAGTTGGCAGATGTCGTGGTTGAGCACCTGACTCCGATTCGTGAACGTGCCGTCGAGCTCCTCGCTGATAAGGCCCAGCTCGATGCCCTGCTGGCACTTGGTGCTGAAAAGGCAAATGAAATCGCCGAGAAGACCCTTGCAAAGGTCTACGACCGTCTGGGTTTTGTCCGCCCTTAG
- a CDS encoding exodeoxyribonuclease III: MLTIATINVNGIRAASKKGMADWFKQSNVDMMCLQEVRAPRGELEKAVFEDLGVNWHIYDHEASAKGRAGVAIVSKLPALDVRTDFGPEEFDSAGRWLEADFETPKGILTLVSCYVHSGEADTPKQVEKYKFLEAMEKRMAELIKANPLTAVVGDLNVGHTELDIKNWKGNLKNAGFLPQERAHFDNFAAQGWVDLGRIAHPGVPGPYTWWSYRGQAFDTDAGWRIDYQLATPQLAALGQNYRVDRAPSYDTRWTDHSPVLVDYDL, from the coding sequence ATGCTCACTATCGCAACCATCAACGTCAACGGCATCCGCGCAGCCTCTAAGAAGGGCATGGCCGACTGGTTCAAGCAGTCAAACGTCGACATGATGTGTTTGCAAGAGGTTCGAGCACCTCGGGGTGAGCTGGAAAAGGCAGTCTTCGAAGACCTCGGTGTCAACTGGCACATCTATGACCACGAAGCGAGCGCCAAGGGTCGAGCCGGGGTGGCCATCGTGTCAAAGCTCCCCGCCTTGGATGTCAGAACAGACTTTGGACCTGAAGAGTTTGACTCTGCGGGCCGCTGGCTAGAAGCCGATTTTGAGACCCCTAAGGGCATCCTCACCTTAGTCAGCTGCTATGTCCACTCTGGAGAAGCAGACACCCCGAAGCAAGTTGAGAAGTACAAGTTTCTTGAGGCTATGGAAAAGCGCATGGCTGAATTGATCAAAGCCAACCCCCTTACCGCAGTGGTTGGCGATCTGAATGTCGGCCATACCGAGCTGGATATCAAAAACTGGAAGGGCAACCTCAAGAATGCTGGCTTCTTGCCGCAGGAGCGTGCCCACTTCGACAACTTCGCAGCTCAGGGTTGGGTTGACCTTGGTCGTATTGCTCACCCAGGCGTCCCTGGTCCCTACACCTGGTGGTCATACCGCGGCCAAGCATTCGATACCGATGCCGGCTGGCGCATTGATTATCAACTCGCCACCCCGCAGCTAGCTGCGCTAGGGCAGAATTATCGGGTTGATCGTGCTCCGAGCTACGACACCAGATGGACCGATCACAGCCCGGTTTTAGTTGACTACGACCTCTAG
- a CDS encoding Rieske (2Fe-2S) protein: protein MKPSRREVLGVSVASLAAVSLAACAAEPEVAQTTPPSATVNQAPAEAVGEILLGPASEIMVGSGNKYKIDEMLTILVTQPKAGDFRGFSATCTHSGCIVSGVSDGEIACGCHGARFDQETGAVLAGPARTALGRITIELRGDELYAIV, encoded by the coding sequence ATGAAGCCATCTAGAAGAGAAGTCCTTGGAGTTTCGGTCGCGTCATTAGCCGCCGTGAGCCTTGCCGCTTGTGCGGCAGAGCCAGAGGTTGCTCAGACCACTCCCCCGAGTGCAACCGTAAACCAGGCTCCTGCGGAAGCAGTCGGAGAGATTTTGCTCGGTCCAGCATCAGAGATCATGGTCGGCTCGGGAAATAAGTACAAGATCGACGAGATGCTCACGATCTTGGTGACTCAACCAAAGGCCGGAGACTTTCGAGGGTTCAGCGCCACCTGCACACACTCCGGCTGCATTGTCTCGGGTGTAAGCGATGGTGAGATTGCCTGCGGTTGCCATGGAGCAAGGTTTGACCAGGAGACCGGAGCCGTGCTGGCTGGTCCAGCAAGAACCGCGCTGGGTCGAATCACCATCGAGCTTCGCGGTGATGAGCTCTACGCCATCGTGTAA
- a CDS encoding succinate dehydrogenase iron-sulfur subunit: MAEQAVAEVTSFKVTLFIRRFDPEVDQEPKWVDYDVEMYGTDRVLDALHKVKWEIDGSLTFRRSCAHGVCGSDAMRINGRNRLACKTLIKDLDISQPIYIEPIKGLPVEKDLIVDMNPFYQAYKDVNPFLIASDKPQKERLQSPEDRARYDDTTKCILCAACTTSCPVFWTDGQYFGPAAIVNAHRFIFDSRDEAAQVRLDILNDKEGVWRCRTTFNCTEACPRGIEVTKAIAEVKQAILRGRP, encoded by the coding sequence ATGGCAGAGCAAGCAGTAGCTGAGGTCACCTCTTTCAAGGTAACTCTCTTCATTCGTCGCTTTGATCCTGAGGTTGACCAGGAGCCAAAGTGGGTCGACTATGACGTCGAGATGTATGGCACCGACCGTGTGCTAGACGCCCTACACAAGGTGAAGTGGGAGATTGATGGCTCACTTACCTTCCGTCGCTCTTGCGCTCACGGTGTTTGTGGTTCCGATGCAATGCGCATCAACGGTCGCAACCGTCTGGCGTGCAAGACCCTGATCAAGGACCTAGACATCTCCCAGCCGATCTACATCGAGCCAATCAAGGGACTTCCAGTCGAGAAGGACCTGATCGTAGACATGAACCCGTTCTACCAGGCCTATAAGGATGTAAACCCATTCTTGATCGCCTCTGACAAGCCTCAGAAGGAGCGCTTGCAGTCCCCAGAGGATCGTGCTCGCTACGACGACACCACCAAGTGCATCCTGTGTGCTGCCTGCACCACTTCATGCCCAGTGTTCTGGACCGATGGTCAGTACTTTGGACCGGCTGCAATCGTGAACGCTCACCGCTTCATCTTTGACTCCCGCGATGAGGCTGCTCAGGTTCGCCTCGACATCCTTAACGACAAAGAGGGTGTCTGGCGTTGCCGCACCACCTTCAACTGCACCGAGGCTTGCCCTCGCGGTATTGAGGTGACCAAGGCGATTGCTGAGGTAAAGCAGGCAATTCTTCGCGGAAGACCATAG
- the sdhA gene encoding succinate dehydrogenase flavoprotein subunit has protein sequence MINHEYDVVIVGAGGAGMRAAIEAGPHAKVAVVSKLFPTRSHTGAAQGGMAAALANVEEDSWEWHTFDTVKGGDYLVDQDAAEILAKESVEAVIDLENMGLPFNRTPDGKIDQRRFGGHTRDHGKAPVRRSCYAADRTGHMILQTLYQNCVKLGIEFYNEFYVLDLVMNDGKPAAVVAYELATGDIHVFAGKSIVFATGGFGKIYKTTSNAHTLTGDGVGIIFRKGLPLEDMEFYQFHPTGLAGLGILLSEAARGEGGILRNASGERFMERYAPTIKDLAPRDMVARAMANEVREGRGAGPNKDYVLLDLTHLEPAVIDAKLPDITEFARTYLGVEPYTEPVPVFPTAHYAMGGIPTNIKAEVLSDNNTVVPGLYAAGECACVSVHGANRLGTNSLLDINVFGKRAGRYAVEYAKTAKQVPVPKDAAADVVAMLEKVRKSKGNEKVAQLRKELQETMDKNAQVFRTEETLNEAFDKIQELRARYEKISIQDQGKRFNTDLLEAVELGFLLDLAEVTVITCRERRESRGAHLREDYPNRDDKKFMVHSMAYKTEKADKATKTNIKVDWKPVVITNYQPMERKY, from the coding sequence GTGATCAATCACGAGTATGACGTTGTAATCGTTGGCGCTGGTGGTGCCGGTATGCGCGCCGCTATTGAGGCTGGACCACACGCCAAGGTTGCGGTGGTTTCCAAGCTTTTCCCAACCAGAAGCCACACCGGTGCTGCCCAGGGTGGCATGGCTGCAGCTTTGGCAAACGTCGAAGAGGACAGCTGGGAGTGGCACACCTTCGACACCGTTAAGGGTGGCGACTACCTAGTTGACCAGGACGCTGCTGAGATTCTGGCCAAGGAATCAGTGGAAGCCGTTATTGACCTAGAAAACATGGGTCTACCTTTCAACCGCACCCCAGATGGCAAGATCGATCAGCGTCGCTTTGGTGGTCACACCCGCGATCACGGTAAGGCTCCAGTTCGCCGTAGCTGTTATGCAGCTGACCGCACCGGTCACATGATCTTGCAGACCCTTTACCAAAACTGTGTAAAGCTCGGCATCGAGTTCTACAACGAGTTCTACGTGCTTGACCTAGTCATGAACGATGGCAAGCCTGCAGCGGTTGTCGCCTACGAGCTAGCAACCGGAGACATTCACGTGTTCGCGGGAAAGTCGATCGTGTTCGCAACCGGTGGTTTTGGAAAGATCTACAAGACCACCTCTAATGCCCACACCCTGACCGGTGACGGCGTTGGCATCATCTTCCGCAAGGGCTTGCCACTTGAGGACATGGAGTTCTACCAGTTCCACCCGACCGGTCTTGCCGGACTTGGCATCTTGCTCTCGGAGGCTGCTCGTGGTGAGGGTGGCATCCTTCGCAATGCATCCGGTGAGCGCTTCATGGAGCGCTACGCGCCAACCATCAAGGACCTAGCTCCTCGTGACATGGTTGCTCGTGCGATGGCCAACGAGGTTCGCGAGGGCCGCGGTGCTGGTCCAAACAAGGACTACGTCCTACTGGATCTGACCCACCTTGAGCCTGCAGTGATTGATGCAAAGCTTCCAGACATCACCGAGTTCGCTAGAACCTACCTCGGCGTTGAGCCATACACCGAGCCAGTTCCAGTATTCCCAACCGCGCACTATGCGATGGGTGGCATCCCAACCAACATCAAGGCTGAGGTGCTTTCCGACAACAACACAGTGGTGCCTGGTCTTTACGCCGCTGGTGAGTGTGCCTGTGTCTCTGTTCACGGAGCCAACCGTCTAGGAACCAACTCGCTACTGGATATCAACGTGTTTGGTAAGCGCGCCGGACGTTACGCGGTCGAGTATGCCAAGACTGCGAAGCAGGTTCCGGTTCCAAAGGATGCTGCAGCCGATGTGGTTGCGATGCTTGAGAAGGTTCGCAAATCAAAGGGGAACGAGAAGGTGGCTCAGCTTCGCAAGGAGCTTCAGGAGACCATGGACAAGAATGCCCAGGTTTTCCGCACCGAGGAGACCTTGAACGAGGCTTTTGACAAGATCCAGGAGCTGCGTGCCCGCTACGAGAAGATCTCGATTCAGGACCAGGGCAAGCGCTTCAACACTGACCTGCTTGAGGCAGTGGAGCTTGGCTTCCTGCTTGACCTAGCCGAGGTAACCGTAATCACTTGTCGCGAGCGCCGCGAGAGCCGTGGTGCTCACCTGCGCGAGGACTACCCGAACCGCGATGACAAGAAGTTCATGGTTCACTCCATGGCGTACAAGACAGAGAAGGCAGACAAGGCCACCAAGACCAACATCAAGGTTGATTGGAAGCCTGTCGTAATCACCAACTACCAGCCGATGGAGCGTAAGTACTAA
- a CDS encoding succinate dehydrogenase hydrophobic membrane anchor subunit, with translation MSVVIETPNTPRTRKGANWEKYGWLFMRVSGPLLVVLIFTHLVVNLVVGDGIKAIDFAFVAGKWADPFWQVWDLAMLWLAMIHGTNGMRTIVNDYTEKVKVRKALITTLWSVCGLLIILGTLVIFTFDPCPAGAASELLPSFCPAIN, from the coding sequence ATGAGCGTTGTAATCGAGACCCCAAACACTCCACGCACTCGCAAGGGTGCCAACTGGGAGAAGTACGGCTGGCTATTCATGCGCGTCTCCGGACCGCTACTGGTTGTTTTGATTTTCACCCACCTGGTCGTGAACCTGGTTGTGGGAGATGGCATCAAGGCCATCGACTTCGCATTCGTTGCTGGCAAGTGGGCTGACCCGTTCTGGCAGGTCTGGGATTTGGCGATGCTCTGGCTCGCCATGATCCACGGCACCAACGGTATGCGCACCATCGTGAATGACTACACCGAAAAGGTAAAGGTTCGTAAGGCCCTGATCACCACGTTGTGGTCGGTGTGTGGCCTACTCATCATCTTGGGCACCCTGGTCATTTTCACCTTTGACCCATGCCCAGCCGGCGCAGCATCCGAGCTTCTTCCATCCTTCTGCCCAGCTATCAATTAG
- the sdhC gene encoding succinate dehydrogenase, cytochrome b556 subunit: MEASVAVRPAGTLYRGKVGMWSWVLHRITGVAIFFFLLVHVLDTALVRVSPDAYNVVIESYKTPIIGMAELGLVGAILFHGLNGLRIIAVDFWSKGTKYQNVMFWAVMIITIVAVAGFTPVHLARVFGAH, from the coding sequence ATGGAGGCTAGCGTGGCAGTTCGGCCAGCGGGGACCCTTTACCGAGGCAAAGTCGGAATGTGGTCCTGGGTGCTTCACCGCATCACCGGTGTTGCAATCTTCTTCTTCCTTCTTGTCCACGTGCTGGACACTGCCCTGGTTCGCGTCTCTCCGGATGCCTACAACGTGGTCATCGAGTCCTACAAGACCCCAATCATCGGCATGGCTGAGCTTGGCCTGGTCGGCGCGATCTTGTTCCACGGCCTGAACGGTCTTCGCATCATCGCGGTGGACTTCTGGTCTAAGGGAACCAAGTATCAGAACGTGATGTTCTGGGCCGTGATGATCATCACCATCGTCGCTGTGGCTGGCTTTACTCCAGTTCACCTAGCCCGAGTCTTTGGAGCGCACTAA
- a CDS encoding mannose-1-phosphate guanylyltransferase yields MSNQSPNERFYAVIPAGGVGSRLWPLSRASAPKFLHDLTGSGQTLLQDTWDRLTPIANGRIMVVTGDVHSHAVAEQLPDLGSKNLILEPSPKDSTAAIALAAAVLMQREPDVIIGSFAADHVITDNTKFQKAVHEAVEVAATGKIVTIGLQPTEASVAFGYIHKGDRLDSETACEVREFVEKPNIKLARKYVESGEFLWNAGMFIAPAKLLLEVLQKTQPSLHAGVMQLAEGWDTPQRQSLMAQLWPRLTQIAIDYAIAEPAAADGLVAVVPGLFEWHDVGDFAAIAELQSQGRKGNLAVLGHGKVLADSSSGILVSDTNRLVALIGLEDVIVVDTPDALLVTTKEHAQKVKSLVDVLKQSGHSELL; encoded by the coding sequence GTGAGTAATCAATCTCCAAATGAGCGTTTTTACGCCGTAATTCCTGCCGGGGGCGTGGGATCTAGGCTGTGGCCACTGTCAAGGGCGAGTGCCCCCAAGTTTCTGCATGATCTAACCGGTAGCGGGCAAACCCTTCTCCAGGACACCTGGGACCGCCTGACTCCGATTGCCAATGGGCGCATCATGGTTGTCACCGGTGATGTGCATTCCCACGCAGTGGCGGAGCAATTACCCGATCTAGGTTCCAAAAATTTGATTTTGGAACCTAGCCCCAAGGACTCAACCGCGGCAATTGCCCTGGCTGCTGCCGTTTTGATGCAGCGTGAACCGGATGTCATCATCGGCTCCTTTGCCGCGGATCACGTAATCACCGACAATACGAAATTTCAAAAGGCAGTGCACGAGGCCGTCGAGGTGGCCGCCACCGGCAAGATCGTGACCATCGGCCTGCAGCCCACCGAGGCCTCGGTTGCCTTTGGCTACATTCACAAGGGAGACAGACTCGACTCAGAAACCGCGTGTGAGGTTCGTGAGTTTGTCGAGAAGCCGAACATCAAACTTGCACGCAAGTACGTAGAGTCTGGTGAATTCCTCTGGAATGCCGGCATGTTTATCGCCCCAGCCAAGTTGTTGCTCGAGGTGCTTCAGAAGACCCAGCCAAGTCTGCACGCTGGAGTGATGCAGCTGGCTGAAGGTTGGGACACCCCGCAGCGCCAGAGCCTGATGGCTCAGCTGTGGCCAAGACTCACTCAGATTGCCATCGACTACGCAATTGCCGAGCCGGCTGCCGCCGATGGTCTGGTTGCGGTGGTGCCGGGACTTTTCGAGTGGCACGACGTTGGTGACTTTGCTGCCATCGCAGAACTACAGTCCCAGGGCCGCAAGGGGAACCTCGCTGTGCTGGGTCACGGCAAGGTGCTTGCGGACTCCTCCTCGGGAATTCTGGTTAGCGATACCAATCGCTTGGTGGCACTGATCGGCCTGGAGGACGTAATCGTCGTAGACACCCCGGATGCCCTATTGGTAACCACCAAGGAGCATGCGCAAAAGGTCAAGTCTCTGGTGGATGTATTGAAGCAATCCGGTCACTCGGAGCTGCTCTAA
- a CDS encoding BMP family ABC transporter substrate-binding protein has translation MKLKNASAAFALLGASALVLTGCAAAPEAEPTASETETSAAPTVDYLACAVSDEGSWNDKSFNESVYDGLMKAQTELGVQIAEAESNTPEDFAPNLQAMVDQGCDVTFAVGFALVADVNAAAAANPEVQFVTIDGWSEGNANLKPVSYAMNQSSYLAGYLAAAYSTTKVVGTYGGVNIPAVTDFMTGYYYGAMAYGKETGTDVKVVGWDPATPDKGDFMGDFTPNSGTSKAIAAAQLVAGADVIFPVAGFQFGAVSEAIKEAGVDAVMIGVDKDIALTSPEYASLVLTSAEKRMTNAVYDILAELSAGGAFTGDAYVGTLANGGTGLSPLYEFESKVSDEVKARLAELEAGIISGEIDPLK, from the coding sequence TTGAAGCTAAAGAATGCATCCGCCGCATTCGCCCTGCTGGGCGCATCGGCACTTGTGCTGACTGGTTGCGCTGCCGCACCAGAGGCAGAGCCGACCGCCAGCGAGACTGAGACCAGCGCTGCTCCAACCGTGGACTACCTAGCGTGTGCAGTCTCTGACGAGGGTAGCTGGAACGACAAGTCCTTCAACGAGTCCGTTTACGACGGTCTAATGAAGGCTCAGACTGAGCTAGGCGTTCAGATTGCAGAAGCAGAGTCCAACACCCCGGAGGACTTCGCGCCAAACCTACAGGCCATGGTTGACCAGGGCTGTGACGTAACCTTCGCAGTTGGTTTTGCACTAGTTGCAGACGTAAACGCTGCTGCAGCTGCTAACCCAGAGGTCCAGTTCGTGACCATCGATGGTTGGAGCGAGGGCAACGCAAACCTAAAGCCAGTTTCATACGCCATGAACCAGTCCAGCTACCTAGCTGGATACCTAGCAGCTGCCTACTCAACCACCAAGGTTGTAGGTACCTACGGTGGCGTTAACATCCCAGCAGTAACCGACTTCATGACTGGTTACTACTACGGTGCAATGGCCTACGGCAAGGAGACCGGAACCGACGTGAAGGTTGTCGGTTGGGACCCAGCCACCCCAGACAAGGGTGACTTCATGGGTGACTTCACCCCTAACTCCGGAACCTCAAAGGCAATCGCAGCTGCACAGCTAGTTGCTGGTGCTGACGTGATCTTCCCAGTAGCTGGTTTCCAGTTCGGTGCAGTTTCTGAGGCAATCAAGGAAGCTGGCGTCGACGCCGTAATGATCGGTGTTGACAAGGACATCGCGCTAACCTCACCTGAGTACGCATCACTAGTTCTAACCTCAGCTGAGAAGCGCATGACCAACGCTGTATACGACATCCTTGCTGAGCTTTCAGCTGGCGGCGCCTTCACCGGTGACGCTTATGTTGGAACCCTTGCAAACGGTGGAACCGGTCTAAGCCCGCTATACGAGTTCGAGTCCAAGGTCTCTGACGAGGTCAAGGCTCGCCTAGCAGAGCTAGAGGCTGGCATCATTTCCGGCGAGATCGACCCACTGAAGTAA
- a CDS encoding ABC transporter ATP-binding protein, producing the protein MKLELRGITKRFGTLVANNQISLSVEPGEIHALLGENGAGKSTLMNVLYGLYQADEGEILLDGKPQQFRGPGDAMAAGIGMVHQHFMLIPVFTVAENVALGNEPTGFGGTLDMAAARKRVIEISERFGFNVDPDALVEDLPVGVQQRVEIIKALSRDAKVLVLDEPTAVLTPQETDELMGIMRQLAQSGTSIVFITHKLREVKEVANRITVIRLGQVVGSASPDASTSELASMMVGREVDLTVDKEPAKLGNEVLEVQNLSVLDDRLQRAVNGISFSVQAGEVLAIAGVQGNGQTELAEALLGLRNPIKGGSIKLLGKELAGASVRTVLESGVGYVPEDRKKDGLVGEFTISENLMLNQSFRSRFTKGLNINFPIRKSVATDLVERFDVRTPSIDTPAGKLSGGNQQKVVVARELSRDVNLLIAAQPTRGVDVGSIEFIHEQIVAERDAGKAVILISTELDEVLALADRIAVMYRGQIVGIVGPDSSRETLGKMMAGVGA; encoded by the coding sequence GTGAAATTAGAGCTGCGCGGGATAACCAAGCGCTTTGGAACATTGGTAGCAAACAACCAGATCAGCCTCAGTGTTGAGCCTGGTGAAATTCACGCTTTGCTGGGCGAAAACGGCGCCGGTAAATCCACCCTTATGAATGTCCTATACGGTCTTTACCAGGCCGACGAGGGTGAGATTCTGCTTGATGGTAAGCCTCAGCAGTTCCGCGGTCCGGGCGATGCCATGGCTGCCGGTATCGGTATGGTCCACCAGCACTTCATGCTTATTCCGGTTTTCACGGTTGCTGAGAATGTTGCCTTGGGAAATGAGCCCACCGGTTTTGGCGGCACGCTAGACATGGCTGCCGCTCGCAAGCGTGTAATTGAAATCTCCGAACGCTTTGGATTCAATGTTGATCCAGACGCCCTGGTTGAGGATCTCCCGGTTGGCGTGCAGCAGCGTGTGGAGATCATCAAGGCGCTCTCGCGCGATGCCAAGGTTTTGGTCCTAGATGAGCCGACCGCTGTGTTGACGCCTCAGGAAACTGATGAGCTCATGGGCATCATGCGTCAGTTGGCTCAGAGTGGAACCTCAATCGTTTTCATCACTCACAAACTTCGTGAGGTGAAAGAGGTTGCGAACCGAATCACGGTAATTCGTCTCGGTCAGGTGGTTGGCTCCGCATCGCCTGACGCCTCTACCTCAGAGCTTGCTTCCATGATGGTTGGTCGTGAGGTCGACCTTACGGTTGATAAGGAACCGGCGAAACTCGGTAATGAGGTTCTTGAGGTTCAAAACCTCTCGGTCTTGGATGACCGCCTGCAGCGAGCTGTCAACGGCATCAGCTTTAGTGTCCAGGCCGGTGAGGTGTTGGCAATTGCTGGTGTTCAAGGAAATGGTCAGACCGAATTGGCTGAGGCGCTGCTGGGACTGAGAAACCCAATCAAGGGCGGATCCATCAAGCTTTTGGGTAAGGAGCTGGCCGGAGCTTCGGTCAGAACTGTTCTCGAGTCCGGTGTCGGTTATGTCCCAGAAGACCGCAAAAAAGACGGTTTGGTGGGAGAGTTCACCATCTCCGAGAACCTGATGCTGAACCAGTCTTTCCGCTCCAGATTTACCAAGGGGCTGAACATTAACTTCCCCATTCGCAAGTCGGTGGCAACCGACCTCGTTGAGCGCTTCGATGTAAGAACTCCTTCGATTGACACTCCGGCAGGCAAGCTATCCGGTGGTAACCAGCAGAAGGTCGTGGTTGCCAGAGAGCTCTCGAGGGACGTGAACCTGTTGATTGCCGCACAGCCCACCAGAGGTGTAGATGTCGGTTCGATTGAGTTCATTCACGAGCAGATCGTCGCCGAGCGCGATGCGGGCAAGGCGGTGATTTTGATCTCCACCGAACTTGATGAGGTGCTGGCTTTGGCGGATCGAATCGCTGTGATGTATCGCGGTCAGATTGTTGGAATTGTTGGCCCAGATAGCTCGAGGGAAACCTTGGGCAAGATGATGGCGGGAGTAGGCGCATGA